One genomic segment of Brassica napus cultivar Da-Ae chromosome A3, Da-Ae, whole genome shotgun sequence includes these proteins:
- the LOC106443840 gene encoding LOW QUALITY PROTEIN: tricyclene synthase, chloroplastic (The sequence of the model RefSeq protein was modified relative to this genomic sequence to represent the inferred CDS: inserted 1 base in 1 codon), giving the protein MASLLQMGSPLIYRNSLVKRIQRPRSFTCTIVAKTTRADESPVVLRRSANYQPSLWDHHHLLSVENKYTKDESVHERDLLKENVRKMLNDERTTHLEQLELIDDLQKLGVSYHFEREIDNILTFTYHKDRRNFVEYDMEYDLHATALEFRLLRQHGFNVPEDVFDVFMENCGKFDSHDINGLLSLYEASYLSTKSDTKLQKNVRVFATQQLKNFVDTHGSKDLASCDVEMVVQALDMPYHWRMGRLATRWYIDMYGKRLHKNPMLLEFSKLDFNIVQAVYQEELKYVSSWWRETGLANQLHFSRDRIVENYFWTTGQIQEPQFGNVRRIITKVNALLTTIDDIYDIYGTLEELQLFTAAFENWDVNRLDDLPEYMRLCFLVVYNEVNNIGCDILRNKDINVIPFLKKSWADVCKAYLVEAMWYKGGXQTKFGRIHAKCLDFNLVPNNICSLLLCILGPTLCSSLGDFVRTPTKHRQMLFLCVPSSQRSCNLAG; this is encoded by the exons ATGGCTAGTCTACTGCAGATGGGTTCACCTCTTATTTACAGGAATAGCCTTGTGAAGCGAATCCAACGTCCTCGGTCTTTCACTTGCACCATAGTAGCCAAAACAACAAGGGCCGATGAGTCTCCAGTTGTGCTTCGTCGTTCCGCAAACTATCAGCCTTCTCTTTGGGACCATCACCACCTCCTCTCGGTCGAGAATAAATATACG AAAGATGAAAGTGTGCATGAGAGAGATTTGTTGAAAGAAAATGTGAGGAAGATGCTCAATGACGAGAGGACCACTCATCTCGAACAATTGGAGCTCATTGACGATCTGCAAAAACTAGGCGTTTCTTACCATTTTGAACGGGAAATCGACAATATTTTGACGTTTACTTATCACAAAGATAGAAGAAACTTCGTGGAGTATGACATGGAATACGATCTACATGCTACTGCACTCGAATTCCGACTGCTCAGACAACATGGTTTCAATGTTCCAGAAG ATGTATTTGATGTTTTCATGGAAAACTGTGGAAAGTTTGACAGCCATGATATAAATGGCCTCTTATCTCTGTACGAGGCGTCATATCTTTCAACAAAATCGGACACTAAACTGCAAAAAAACGTTAGAGTTTTTGCAACACAACAACTCAAAAACTTTGTTGATACTCATGGTAGTAAAGATCTTGCATCCTGTGATGTGGAGATGGTGGTCCAAGCGTTAGATATGCCATATCATTGGCGAATGGGAAGGCTAGCCACGAGATGGTACATAGATATGTATGGAAAGAGACTTCACAAGAACCCTATGTTACTTGAATTCTCCAAGCTCGATTTCAATATCGTACAAGCTGTTTATCAAGAAGAACTCAAATACGTTTCCAG CTGGTGGAGGGAGACAGGTTTAGCTAATCAACTTCACTTTTCAAGAGATAGGATAGTGGAGAATTATTTTTGGACTACTGGACAAATCCAAGAGCCTCAATTTGGGAATGTTAGACGAATAATAACCAAAGTAAATGCACTTCTTACAACTATCGATGACATCTACGATATCTATGGCACTCTTGAAGAACTTCAACTCTTCACTGCCGCCTTTGAAAA TTGGGATGTGAATCGTCTTGATGACCTCCCCGAGTACATGAGGTTGTGTTTTCTTGTTGTTTACAATGAAGTAAATAACATTGGATGTGATATCCTCAGAAATAAAGATATCAACGTGATTCCTTTCCTCAAAAAGTCT tggGCAGATGTATGCAAGGCATATTTAGTAGAAGCAATGTGGTACAAAGGAG TACAAACCAAATTTGGAAGAATACATGCAAAATGCTTGGATTTCAATCTCGTCCCCAACAATATTTGTTCACTTCTACTGTGTATTCTCGGACCAACTCTCTGTTCAAGTCTTGGAGACTTTGTCCGAACACCAACAAAACATCGTCAGATGCTCTTCCTCTGTGTTCCGTCTAGCCAACGATCTTGTAACCTCGCCG gATGA
- the LOC106443839 gene encoding bidirectional sugar transporter SWEET7, translating to MVSEQLNLIRNIVAIIGNGIALCLFLSPTPTFIQIVKKKSTEEYSPVPYLATLINCLVWVLYGLPMVHPHNTPVLTINGTGIIIEVVFITIFFVYCGRQKQRLVIAAVLAGETVFVAVLTVLVFTLQHTTKERSLSVGIICCVFNVMMYASPLSVMKMVIKTKSVEFMPFWLSLAALLNAGVWTVYALIQFDPFIAIPNGIGCVFGLAQLILYAAYDK from the exons ATGGTGTCTGAACAATTGAACCTTATTCGAAATATTGTGGCAATAATAG GGAATGGCATCGCTCTATGTTTGTTCTTATCACCAAC GCCAACGTTCATACAGATTGTGAAAAAGAAGTCAACAGAGGAATATTCACCAGTACCGTATTTAGCGACTCTCATAAACTGCCTCGTTTGGGTTCTGTATGGGCTCCCTATGGTACATCCGCACAACACACCGGTCCTTACAATCAACGGCACAGGGATCATAATCGAAGTTGTGTTCATTACCATTTTTTTCGTTTACTGCGGCCGTCAAAAACAGCGTTTGGTAATAGCCGCTGTTTTAGCGGGTGAAACCGTTTTCGTGGCTGTTCTCACAGTGTTGGTCTTCACTCTACAACACACTACCAAAGAACGTTCGTTGAGCGTTGGAATCATTTGTTGCGTTTTCAACGTGATGATGTATGCTTCTCCATTATCTGTCATG aaaatggtaataaaaacaaaaagcgTGGAGTTCATGCCGTTTTGGCTGTCGCTAGCTGCGCTTCTAAACGCAGGCGTTTGGACAGTCTATGCACTCATACAATTCGATCCATTCATCGCT atacCAAATGGAATTGGATGTGTATTTGGACTGGCCCAATTAATATTGTACGCTGCTTACGATAAATAA